The sequence below is a genomic window from Gossypium hirsutum isolate 1008001.06 chromosome A11, Gossypium_hirsutum_v2.1, whole genome shotgun sequence.
ACCTTATAACAGCCACATTGGTATGCAGTATCCCAATTACAACACTTTAATGTACCATCATAATTTGGTGGTTGTACaaaaaaagaatgaatgaatgaaaaggtTTCATCCAGTGCACAAGGCTCCCACCATAAGAAGGGTGTGGGAAAGGTACTGATATATGCAGTCCTCCCCTTATTTTACACAGAGGTTATTTCCAGGGTTCTAACCAGTGATCAAATTAAAAACACTAGATCACCGAACCAGTAACCAAACATGAGTGCTCCCACTATAAGAAGCGCAGGATCTGGAGAAGGTCCTGGTATATGTAGCTTTCCCCTTATTTTACACAGAGGTTGTTTCCAGGGTTCGAACCAATGACTATATCCAAATGGTGAACACTTGATCATCTTACCAGGATGTCAGAGGAAATTGTCTCTCAAATCGTGGTGTCTAAGAAACTAGGCTGTTGTCCATTGTTATGAACCAAAATAACACAATACTCAGTAAAATAGGCATATAAATAATAGCAGTAGAGATCACTCTTTTGCAGGAACCAGtattattttgaagaaaaatagaCGGGCAATGTTAACCTATTATTTAATCTAGTAGTACAAAATAACTGGAAATCCTATATAAAAAGTTTTAGTCATACACATAGGAGTCAAGAAAACCCGTAGACCACTGGAGTGGATAAGGGgacaaatacaataaaaataaaataaatactgtTTTTAAGAATCACCTACTCAATAGGTTGTCAGTTCTTTGTAAGGCTAAAATAACTCAGATACAGGTATAAGCACTACCCATATCAATATTCAACCTTCTGCACGAGCAAGAACTTAAGTGCATAGTCTCAAATCGGAATGATGCAATTCAACCATCAAAAGCAACATAGGACAAAACATAGCATTGAGTCAAAATCCTATGTGAATAAATGCCACTAAATAAGCGACCTCGTCCGTGAATACTACAGCAAACAAAATTGCATCCattataaacataatatatataaagtaatatAATCATTTAGATATTCTGTAGGAACTCAATTTTAACCATATAAAATTCATACATTGCAAAGGAATACTAATGACAAACAAGTGAATAGAAGAATACCTCAAACCCTGATACAAGATGCATCAAAATCATCGGGAGCAACATGTACAATCCAATTATTCAAAGTCCTCTTAATCTCTGAGTGATTGACATATGCCAGCTCATACATACTACACAGATTGACCACCAGAGTCTCATTCAATGCGCTGGTAGGAACCCTTTCGAGTGCATTCTCCAATACCTTAATGGAATCAGACAAATCTCTCAAATACATCAAACAAAGTGCCTTATTATTAATCGCAACAACATCCGTATGATCCCTTTCGATACACTCCTCATATTCCCTCACCGCAGAAACATAATCTTTGCCCACCACATAAACCAAGGCCTTGTTTCTATTCACAAGGTTCCTAAATTGAACTTCACTCAAGAACGAATGCCCATCATTCTTCCCTTCATTTAACATCGTCTCTACATGATTAAATGACCCTTTTGCCCCTTCAATATCACCAATCTGCATCTGAATATACCCTAATTTTGAAACTAAGAGTGGATCTAAATAATCACGATCAATCATATCCTTGATCAAATCTACACACAAAATGAATTCCTTATCTCCCAAATGATGCCCAATTAaacaattcaaaacaaaaatttcccttcttttccaaattttgacAGAATCATGTAGGTtattgctttctttttcttttattttctgacgaataaaattaagcaaacgATAAAACCGATCTAACCCTTCTTGGCGATTCCCGAGCTTGATCGGAAGCTGAGCATGGATGAACCGAAGAGAGAAAGGGAGCATCGAACCAGAACGGTTCGGGTAAAGTTGAGGGTAAGTTTCGTACTTATAATAGTGGCTGTTGAAGTCGTCGAGAGTGTCGAGGTCGGTCGAAGCGTCGGCGAAACGTCGTAGTTTCGAGAGGGCGAGAACGTTGTAGGTGAGGTAGATAAGGTGGTCGTGGGGGTTATTTAGGAGGTTGAGGGAACGGGCTCGGGAAACTTTGTCGAGAATGGAGCGCCATGAGCCACGACTAGCGAGGTCTTCGAGCGAGGCGAGCTCGTGGGCTAGGTCGTTCAGAGATCCGAATTGGTTCGTCGGAGGGTCGGCGGACGGTGATGGTTCGTCCATTGCGACGACGACTGTGGGGTGAGAATGAGTGAGGCAAGTTATTTTGCTGAAGCTTTCGCCCTTTTTTGGGGTTAGGGAGGGGGGGAATtacgttcttttttttttaggtaGTCCAtcatatttttttgaatatttatacgttaataaacatggtaaactatacaactatatatatttttaatttaatcactaaaaagtttacaatttaatgaatattttaataactttcaaatctaaattttattatatttagattGTTTATAAAATGTaagttaaaaaatcataattattcgaaataaaattgattttttatttaatatgattaattttaaaattttattgatataattttttatttaaaataatttttttaaaaaatcttaaaatataattgttttttttaaacatttatgaaaaaaccctaaaataaatttagatGTTTTGTTAAATCTTGTTAAAATTTGGAGCTTTCAAACAACATATTTTCGCAATCTCTAAAATCAATTGTAACTATAAATGTAATCAACTTCTATACAAGAAAATTATGTTGATGATGAATGAAGCAATTTTCACCTTGTCTTGCTCTACCGCGACCGGTCTTGCTCAACACTAATTTGACTATTCAAAATTAGACATTACAAATCATCTTTGGCACTATAAAAATGTCAATCCGATAAGAGTATGGACCAGCCTTTTACAATCGATTAATTTGTTAAGATTATGGATAATAGTTGATTGAATTTTAACTCgattagtataaatattattgtcaatgcagaaGGACGtaaatttaaatgttttgaaGCGCATTTATGAGTTGAGAGAGACTATAAGTATTTTTGAATATCATATAAAAAAGAGTATATAAAATCAGAAATTAggataaaattgtttaaaaaaattacggagaataaatttagattaaaattagTGAACTCTTGTTCACCATATTTTAGGTCGACCCAAAGAGTAAATCGGGCCATGTAAAAGTGATTTTGGGTTGGATCCAGCCGACATTTCATTTTATCTTTTGTTCTTGTTTGTTAAGTTTAACGCATAAAAGCTAAAAGGTAAAGGGTACTATAAACCCTAGAGTCGGCTTCAACATCGTTGTTTGAAGAACCCTGAGCAGCcgacccccccccccccaaaaaaaaagaccAACTAAACTCACCAATAAAAATGGTGGCCAGCAAGAAAACGGTGAATACCCTTCGTTATACTCTCTTTCATTTGTTGATTTGTTTTCATAATGTCAAAAAATGAAACTGAAATAATCATATATATGCTTTTCATTTTTCGGATTTAACAGAAGAAGACCCATGAGAGCATCAACAACAGGTTGGCTCTCGTTATGAAGAGTGGGAAATACACTCTTGGTTATAAAACAGTGCTTAAGTCCCTCAGGAGCTCCAAAGGTTCTTTACTCTCTTctcttattattaatatttttaaaatctgggtttaatttcgttttctttcttttgcctTTTATTCATTCTGGTTGTTCGTAGATTTTTAAGatctaaattttttaatgaagAAAATTTGGGGTTTGTCGATATCTTATAGGGAAACTGATTATCATTTCGAACAATTGTCCACCGCTGAggaaatctgagattgagtacTATGCAATGCTCTGTAAAGTCGGAGTTCACCATTACAATGGAAGTAAGTTTTTTCCCCCGGATGCTTTGCAAatgcctttttaaaaaaaaaaaaaattctgatgTTTGTAATGCGGATTTATGGTTGGATAGGaacttttttttattgtaatgTCTTCTACTTTTTGCTAAATTGACCTCTTTAATTATTTTGTGCGATTGTTTCCCTTGTTCAACTTTACCTGGATTGATGCATTAGGGATAATAGACACTAAAATATTCGATGTTGGCTTTATGTGCAATTGGTAAAGATAGTTGGTTATGTGCCCCTGCCCTCAACTTATTGCTTTGAATTTGATTTAGATGAACTTAAACTCTTCTTCGCTTACTTGATTTTGGTTTTCTTTGATAATAACTTTGGATAGACTAGATTCTTTTGAATTACCTATTTCTTGCAATATTGTTATTTCATTTAGAACTGATTTAGTCAGTTTTTGAGGCATCTTTCCTATGGAAGAACATTCGATTTTATGATACAACAACAAGTATCCTGGCTTGAGTTGAATGTTTCCTGTGTTGTATTGCCAATACTTTTCTTCTCCACATGTGTCAATGATAGCCCAATCGGAAAGAGGCAATTTTTCAAACAAACATGGTTGATCGATCTTAGGATTCCTTTGTTGCTTTTCTTTCATTTGTCTTGAAATCTAATCTCTCTTTAATTATCCAGACAATAATGATCTAGGAACTGCTTGTGGGAAATACTTCCGTGTATCCTGCTTGAGTATTGTCGACCCTGGTAAACACCATATCTAAATTCCAATAATTACTTGCCTCTACAACTCGATCATTGATGTTTACTAACTGTTTCTTTCTCTGCCCTGCAGGTGATTCTGACATCATCAAGTCTCTACCAGGTGACCACTAAGTCAATGAAGGTCTGGTTCTCTATCACAGCAGAATGATGATGTTTCTTTACTTCCTCACGATATTATTTCCCTTTGCCCTCAACCCCTTTTGTTTAAGAATATTTGGTATTTTTCTTAATGTTAAGTTGTGGATGTTCTTGCTAAAATTTGTAGCTTGAGTCAAGATTTTGTTTTGGTTAATGAATATTCTGAGTTGCTTGTTTACCTAGAGTTTCTCCAATTAGtttttaaacttttcatttgCAAATACACAGAGTTATTATATCCTTTATTTTCATACTGTTAACTGGATCCTCATTTTCTGTTTTTTATTGGTTTGATTTGGTCgagtaattattttaataataaagaaatttttttccaatttagttttaaaaatatatgattgtttaatgtaaaaaatgtattttatcaTTCTTAAACTACTGAAAATGAATTTTTAGGACTGGCCTAAGTTTGATCTGAATTGCCTGATTTGatttgggtaaggaatttgtattaaaaatatatacgggCAGGGCCAGGCACCAGTGTTAATGAGAGAACACTCTTTAAGTGTCATTTCACCCAACAATAAGTGAGCATAAGAAATGGCCTAGTTTCCTAGTGAACATAATGAGGTTGTTCACTATAAGACGCTAAAGTGATACGGGGTTCACAAACATACTTTTGGAAGGGAGTGACAAGCATTCATAGTATTTTTGGTAGATAATTACTGGACTGAAATTAACTAGGTTAATTTTAGCAAAACTGGGGTTTGATTCTACAAGCAAAAGagaataataatactaatagaaGTGAGCACGAAAACGCCGGATCAGAAACCAGCAGGGATCCCTCCTTTTCTAGGGTCACTGACTGCCACAAGTTCTCCACTGCTTCCCTTGACCTTACGACCTTCCAATTTATGAACTATAAATTGGCTAATCGCCCCACCTGCTAGGCCTCGTAAAATATGACCCTTTTTTTGAAGGTCACTCCTGATTCTACTTGAAACTTCGAAGTGATCTCCAGTCACTGTCGTCCAATTCTCGTACATCACCACATTGGGTATCAGCTGCATCAAACAGACGTTCTAAGCTTAATGGATCAAAAAACTCAATGCTAAATTATTCGTATTTTTCTTCAGAAAGAAAACCTGATGGTAGATCCTGGGAGCCATTACAGACGAGAGAGGATCCATCCCTCGAGCGAAATGGTTCAAGAAAACCTCAGTAGTCGCTGCAATGATATTGGATCCCCCACTTGCACCAACCACTCCTTTCAACTTCTCATCCTATAAAACACCTCACTGAGAACCAGTTTCCAAAATCGGATTAGATTATGCTTTTGAAGTCATTGAAGTAACAAACCTTCAACACAATAGTGGGTGTCATAGACGATAAAGGCTTTTTCCCAGGGCGGATGAAGTTGGGTGGTGCCGGTGGAGGCGTATTTCCGGAACTGTTTATAGGCATGGAGAAGTCATCCATTTCATTATTGAGGACTATTCCAGTACTTGGCGACAGTATTTTTGATCCAAAGTATGCATTCACTGTAGTAGTCATAGAAACTGCGTTTCGATCCCTATCAGCGATGGATATATGACTAGTTCCATGATCATGAACTTGGCTCCACCTGCCAACAAAAGTTGATCACATGGAAGAAAGCAAATCATGAggatataaaaatgtaaaaatgattTTACCTTCCACCGTAGTGATTGGGACCAAAAGTCATGTTGTCATAGATTGTGCTCTTC
It includes:
- the LOC107899673 gene encoding 60S ribosomal protein L30 — encoded protein: MVASKKTKKTHESINNRLALVMKSGKYTLGYKTVLKSLRSSKGKLIIISNNCPPLRKSEIEYYAMLCKVGVHHYNGNNNDLGTACGKYFRVSCLSIVDPGDSDIIKSLPGDH
- the LOC107899680 gene encoding trafficking protein particle complex subunit 12; the protein is MDEPSPSADPPTNQFGSLNDLAHELASLEDLASRGSWRSILDKVSRARSLNLLNNPHDHLIYLTYNVLALSKLRRFADASTDLDTLDDFNSHYYKYETYPQLYPNRSGSMLPFSLRFIHAQLPIKLGNRQEGLDRFYRLLNFIRQKIKEKESNNLHDSVKIWKRREIFVLNCLIGHHLGDKEFILCVDLIKDMIDRDYLDPLLVSKLGYIQMQIGDIEGAKGSFNHVETMLNEGKNDGHSFLSEVQFRNLVNRNKALVYVVGKDYVSAVREYEECIERDHTDVVAINNKALCLMYLRDLSDSIKVLENALERVPTSALNETLVVNLCSMYELAYVNHSEIKRTLNNWIVHVAPDDFDASCIRV